One window of Chamaesiphon minutus PCC 6605 genomic DNA carries:
- the trpA gene encoding tryptophan synthase subunit alpha — MTASVSHRFESLKLTKNSRNSCGLIPFIMAGDPDLETTARALKVLDRCGASAIELGIPYSDPLADGPVIQAAATRALQRGITFDAILAMLADVTPQLNAPLILFTYYNPILSRGIEHFLDQIAAVGVRGLIVPDLPLEESKLLLDAAAKVGIELTLLVAPTSSPDRIKKIAAASSGFIYLVSVTGVTGMRTQVSEQVYPLVQQIRQVTDKPIGIGFGISEPKQVAQMREWGANAIIVGSACVNALANGTPEEGLMALEDLCCAFQSALAD; from the coding sequence ATGACTGCCTCAGTTTCTCATCGTTTTGAATCGTTAAAATTAACGAAAAATTCTCGTAATTCCTGTGGTTTAATTCCATTTATTATGGCAGGAGACCCAGATCTAGAGACGACGGCGCGCGCCTTAAAGGTGTTAGATCGGTGTGGAGCCAGTGCGATCGAATTAGGGATTCCTTACTCCGATCCATTGGCGGATGGGCCAGTTATTCAAGCTGCGGCGACGCGCGCCTTACAACGCGGAATAACGTTTGACGCTATTTTAGCAATGCTTGCCGACGTGACTCCCCAATTGAATGCGCCGTTAATTTTGTTTACTTATTACAATCCCATTTTAAGTCGGGGGATCGAACATTTTTTAGACCAAATTGCCGCAGTCGGAGTTCGAGGCTTAATCGTGCCCGATCTACCCTTAGAAGAATCCAAATTACTACTCGACGCGGCAGCAAAAGTCGGGATCGAATTGACATTACTCGTCGCGCCTACTAGTTCGCCCGATCGAATTAAGAAAATCGCTGCTGCTTCGAGCGGCTTTATTTATCTTGTCAGCGTGACTGGAGTAACGGGGATGCGTACTCAAGTTTCCGAGCAGGTTTACCCATTAGTGCAACAAATTCGCCAAGTCACTGATAAACCGATCGGGATTGGGTTTGGAATTTCAGAACCCAAACAAGTAGCGCAAATGAGGGAATGGGGGGCTAATGCCATCATTGTCGGCAGTGCCTGTGTCAATGCTTTGGCTAATGGCACGCCGGAGGAAGGGTTGATGGCACTGGAAGATTTGTGTTGTGCGTTTCAATCAGCTCTGGCTGATTAA
- a CDS encoding transposase, with the protein MLLNKPLPFIEDFINELNKGLKSYNPDGGLSRIQRGWIGFCLMGIILTNSVCWARFERVSLGKYSLGALSWMFRKSKLPWEMMLQVSIAIVLKQYGISGGTLVTDDSDHQRSKKTPRLFKTHKIRDKGSGGYINGQNIVLLILVTDKVSLPVGFEVYQPDPQQQAWTREDQRLRKKGIAKKNRPEAPPHNPDYPTKPELVLRLMEQFRKHHSQIKIKAVVADALYGQAKFMDAASGLFGGVQVISQLRYNQNIRFRGRKQSLKHYFSSYPGVPQELSIRGQPAITANVGSIRVEVCAHGKKRFVIALKYPGEQDYRYLVATDLTWRTIDIIQAYTLRWLVEVFIEDWKSYEGWAQLAKQTGKEGTSRGLTLSLLLDLCLLLHPRQIARVDSKLPAYTVGSLLRNLQMEALLLYFEQLLQAPNPVEQLNQLSQSVQEFFLLRSSGKHMSGRDLGRLEPTPSLNRRAVA; encoded by the coding sequence ATGCTACTCAATAAGCCTTTGCCCTTCATCGAAGACTTTATCAACGAATTGAACAAGGGACTGAAAAGTTACAATCCAGATGGGGGCTTGAGCAGAATTCAGCGTGGATGGATCGGATTCTGTCTGATGGGCATAATACTGACGAACAGCGTATGCTGGGCAAGATTTGAACGGGTGAGCCTGGGGAAATACAGCCTGGGAGCCTTATCATGGATGTTTCGCAAATCCAAACTGCCATGGGAGATGATGCTTCAAGTTAGTATAGCAATAGTGCTCAAGCAGTATGGTATTTCTGGAGGTACTTTGGTGACTGACGACTCAGATCATCAGCGCAGTAAGAAGACACCAAGGTTATTCAAAACCCATAAAATCAGAGACAAAGGTAGCGGGGGATATATAAATGGTCAAAACATAGTGTTATTAATACTAGTTACTGACAAAGTGAGCTTGCCAGTTGGATTTGAGGTCTATCAACCTGACCCTCAACAACAAGCATGGACAAGAGAAGATCAACGTCTGAGAAAGAAAGGTATCGCGAAAAAAAACCGCCCAGAGGCTCCACCCCATAATCCAGACTACCCAACTAAACCAGAATTAGTGTTGCGATTAATGGAGCAGTTTCGGAAGCACCACAGTCAAATCAAGATCAAAGCCGTCGTTGCTGATGCACTATATGGTCAGGCAAAATTCATGGATGCAGCATCAGGCTTATTTGGTGGAGTCCAAGTCATTAGCCAATTGCGTTATAACCAAAATATTCGTTTTCGAGGCCGAAAACAAAGCCTAAAGCACTATTTTTCAAGTTATCCGGGAGTTCCTCAAGAGTTGAGTATTCGAGGTCAACCTGCCATTACAGCCAATGTTGGAAGTATCAGAGTGGAAGTTTGTGCTCACGGAAAAAAGCGATTTGTGATTGCGCTGAAGTATCCGGGTGAGCAAGATTATCGATATTTAGTTGCTACGGATCTGACTTGGCGCACCATAGATATCATCCAAGCGTATACACTGAGATGGTTAGTAGAGGTTTTCATCGAGGACTGGAAGTCTTATGAAGGTTGGGCGCAGTTGGCCAAGCAAACAGGTAAAGAAGGGACAAGCCGTGGCCTGACCCTGAGTCTGTTGCTTGACTTATGCCTCTTGCTTCACCCGAGACAAATAGCCCGCGTTGACAGCAAGCTGCCCGCATATACTGTGGGCAGTCTACTCCGCAATCTTCAGATGGAAGCTTTGTTGTTATATTTTGAGCAGTTGCTACAAGCACCTAATCCGGTTGAGCAGTTGAATCAATTAAGTCAATCAGTTCAGGAGTTTTTCCTTTTGAGATCGTCTGGTAAACATATGAGTGGTAGAGATTTAGGTCGCTTAGAACCCACTCCCTCCCTCAATCGTCGAGCTGTAGCTTAA
- the trpB gene encoding tryptophan synthase subunit beta, with the protein MISKTPAPMFIEVQQPDRLGRFGRFGGQYVPETLMPALQDLEQAHQKYLHEPSFQAELNHLLKHYVGRATPLYLAERLTAQYAKPDGSGPQIYLKREDLNHTGAHKINNALGQALLAKRMGKRRIIAETGAGQHGVATATVCALFGLECIIYMGVQDIQRQSLNVFRMKLMGAEVRPVSSGTGTLKDATSEAIRDWVTNVETTYYILGSAAGPHPYPTIVRDFQTIIGQETRAQCLEKWGGLPDILLACVGGGSNAVGLFHEFLTEPNVRLIGVEAAGKGLDTDQHAATLTHGRIGVLHGAMSYVLQDEEGQIIEAHSISAGLDYPGVGPEHSYLKDLGRAEYYSVTDEQALAAFQQLSQLEGIIPALETAHAIAYLDILCPQLSGSPKIVINCSGRGDKDVQTAIDRIQF; encoded by the coding sequence ATGATTAGCAAGACTCCCGCTCCAATGTTTATCGAAGTCCAGCAACCAGATCGGCTCGGTCGGTTTGGGCGATTTGGCGGTCAATATGTCCCAGAAACCCTCATGCCTGCCTTGCAGGATTTAGAGCAGGCTCACCAAAAATATCTGCACGAGCCAAGCTTTCAGGCCGAGTTAAACCATTTGCTCAAGCATTATGTCGGTCGTGCCACGCCCTTATATTTGGCCGAACGCTTAACCGCACAGTATGCCAAACCGGATGGCAGTGGCCCCCAAATTTATCTAAAACGAGAAGACTTAAACCACACGGGTGCCCACAAAATTAACAATGCCCTCGGTCAAGCTCTCCTCGCCAAACGAATGGGGAAACGGCGAATTATCGCGGAAACTGGAGCCGGACAGCATGGAGTAGCGACAGCTACAGTTTGCGCTTTATTTGGCTTAGAGTGCATCATTTACATGGGAGTTCAGGATATTCAACGTCAATCTCTGAACGTCTTTCGGATGAAATTAATGGGGGCTGAAGTACGCCCAGTATCGTCAGGAACTGGCACCCTCAAAGATGCTACTTCTGAAGCGATTCGCGATTGGGTGACGAATGTTGAGACAACCTACTATATTTTAGGCTCTGCGGCAGGGCCTCATCCCTATCCGACGATCGTGCGGGATTTTCAAACAATTATCGGCCAAGAAACTCGCGCACAGTGTCTCGAAAAATGGGGCGGATTACCAGATATTCTGCTGGCTTGTGTCGGTGGTGGCTCGAACGCCGTGGGATTATTTCACGAATTTTTGACAGAACCAAATGTGCGGTTAATTGGCGTTGAAGCTGCTGGTAAAGGGCTGGATACAGACCAACATGCGGCGACGCTTACTCATGGACGAATCGGCGTATTGCATGGCGCGATGAGTTACGTGCTGCAAGATGAGGAAGGACAAATTATTGAAGCTCATTCGATCAGTGCGGGCTTGGATTATCCAGGTGTAGGCCCCGAACATAGTTATTTAAAGGATCTGGGACGGGCTGAATACTATAGCGTGACCGATGAGCAAGCTCTAGCTGCATTTCAACAACTTTCACAATTAGAAGGCATTATTCCGGCCTTAGAAACGGCTCATGCGATCGCGTATTTAGACATTCTTTGTCCGCAATTATCAGGTAGTCCCAAAATTGTCATTAACTGTTCGGGACGCGGGGATAAGGATGTACAAACGGCGATCGATCGTATTCAATTTTAG
- a CDS encoding anthranilate synthase, producing MFNPTCYTTQGKIHVSRSSKEISIDLATKEVLARLDSQRGGLLTSNYEYPGRYKKWAIGFVNPPLEISTREDTFSIKALNQRGLILISYLSDRLANCPALEIQDRDLALVTGFIRPTTQVFTEEERSKQPSVFSLIREVMFAFNSSDDEYLGLYGAFGYDLVFQFEKMTKKLPRSTDARDLVLYLPDELTIVDYQRQQAFQLQYDFEIDGQTNRDLPRTGEYIDYRGQQLALTKTADHAPGEYAAKVETALDYFRRGDLFEVVTSQSFFESCDIPPVTLFETLQKINPSPFSFILNLGGEYIVGASPEMFVRVEDRRVETCPISGTIRRGSNSIEDATNILELLNSRKDESELTMCTDVDRNDKSRICQPGSVKVLSRRQIELYSHLIHTVDHVEGLLRPEFDAIDAFLSHLWAVTVTGAPKKAAMEFLEQHERSARRWYGGAVGYLTFKGDLNTGLILRTVELKDSIAQVRVGATLLYDSIPAAEEAETLLKGAAAFQTLKSAKVSSAKQNPHAAIEHHADLKNMHIVVEHHPALTQAHQRVLLIDYEDSFVHTLANYLRQCGVTVTTLRHGFCEQVFDRLQPDLVVLSPGPGKPSDFGITATIQACVKRQIPIFGVCLGLQSIVEAYGGELGVLDYPQHGKSSRIQITDPESILFQGLPTAFDAGRYHSLYAIPDCLPSQLQVTAVTEDGTIMAIEHQNLPIAAVQFHPESIMTLMGDVGLGIIKNVINAYTNPVVFKQVETLTNSKSLQELSIN from the coding sequence GTGTTTAATCCAACTTGCTACACAACTCAAGGCAAAATCCATGTTTCTCGCTCCAGTAAAGAAATTTCAATAGATTTGGCTACAAAGGAAGTGTTGGCTCGGCTCGATAGTCAACGCGGCGGGCTGTTAACCAGTAATTATGAATATCCCGGACGTTACAAAAAATGGGCAATTGGATTTGTAAATCCTCCGCTAGAAATTAGCACTCGTGAGGATACATTTAGTATCAAAGCTCTCAATCAGCGAGGTCTAATCCTAATTTCTTATTTGAGCGATCGTCTTGCCAACTGCCCTGCATTAGAGATTCAAGACCGAGATCTCGCGCTTGTTACGGGATTTATCCGTCCTACCACTCAAGTTTTTACCGAAGAAGAACGCAGCAAACAACCTTCGGTTTTTAGCTTAATTCGGGAAGTGATGTTTGCGTTTAATAGTAGTGATGATGAGTATTTAGGGTTGTATGGTGCATTTGGTTACGATTTAGTCTTTCAATTCGAGAAAATGACTAAAAAACTACCGCGATCGACCGATGCACGAGATTTAGTATTATATCTTCCCGATGAATTAACGATCGTCGATTATCAGCGACAACAGGCTTTTCAGTTACAGTACGATTTTGAAATCGATGGACAGACCAATCGAGATCTACCACGAACGGGGGAATATATCGATTATCGCGGACAACAGTTAGCCCTAACCAAAACCGCCGACCATGCCCCAGGAGAATATGCAGCTAAAGTAGAAACAGCCTTAGATTATTTTCGGCGCGGCGATTTGTTTGAGGTAGTTACCAGTCAAAGTTTTTTTGAAAGTTGCGATATTCCTCCCGTCACTCTGTTTGAGACTTTACAAAAAATTAATCCCAGTCCCTTTAGTTTTATCCTCAATTTAGGGGGGGAATATATAGTCGGTGCTTCTCCAGAAATGTTTGTACGAGTAGAAGATCGCCGAGTCGAAACCTGTCCGATTAGTGGTACGATTCGTCGCGGTAGCAACTCGATCGAAGATGCCACAAATATTTTAGAGTTACTCAATTCTCGCAAAGATGAATCTGAGTTAACCATGTGTACTGATGTCGATCGCAACGATAAATCGCGGATTTGTCAGCCTGGTTCCGTCAAAGTACTCAGTCGTCGGCAGATCGAACTATACAGTCATTTAATTCACACAGTCGATCATGTTGAAGGATTATTACGCCCTGAATTTGATGCCATTGATGCCTTTTTATCCCATTTATGGGCAGTTACCGTCACTGGCGCGCCCAAAAAAGCAGCGATGGAGTTTCTCGAACAGCACGAACGCAGTGCTCGACGGTGGTATGGCGGAGCTGTTGGTTATTTGACCTTTAAAGGGGATTTGAATACAGGGTTAATTTTGCGAACTGTTGAGTTGAAAGATTCGATCGCTCAAGTCCGCGTTGGCGCGACACTGCTCTATGATTCTATTCCCGCAGCAGAAGAAGCGGAAACCTTATTAAAAGGGGCAGCGGCATTCCAAACGCTTAAATCTGCTAAAGTTTCGTCCGCCAAACAAAATCCGCACGCGGCGATCGAACATCATGCAGACCTGAAAAATATGCACATTGTGGTCGAACATCATCCCGCCCTTACCCAAGCTCATCAGCGAGTGCTGTTAATTGATTACGAAGATTCTTTCGTTCACACCCTGGCTAATTATCTTCGTCAGTGCGGTGTTACGGTAACAACCTTGCGGCATGGTTTTTGCGAGCAAGTTTTCGACAGGCTTCAGCCAGATTTAGTAGTATTGTCGCCTGGACCGGGCAAACCCAGCGACTTTGGGATAACTGCAACGATTCAGGCTTGTGTTAAACGACAAATTCCGATTTTTGGGGTGTGCTTGGGATTACAGAGCATTGTCGAAGCTTACGGTGGAGAATTAGGAGTTCTGGATTATCCTCAACATGGTAAATCGTCTCGAATTCAGATTACCGATCCAGAGTCAATTTTATTCCAAGGCTTACCTACTGCTTTTGATGCGGGTCGTTACCATTCTTTGTATGCGATTCCCGATTGTTTGCCCTCACAACTGCAAGTCACGGCAGTCACTGAAGATGGCACGATCATGGCGATCGAACATCAAAATTTACCGATTGCGGCAGTTCAATTTCATCCAGAATCGATTATGACACTGATGGGAGATGTCGGTCTGGGTATTATTAAAAATGTCATCAATGCTTATACTAATCCGGTGGTATTTAAGCAAGTTGAAACTTTAACAAATTCTAAATCTCTCCAAGAATTATCCATAAACTGA
- a CDS encoding flavin monoamine oxidase family protein, which yields MNTNQILNDCRSANRQPKKITILGAGIAGLVAAYELEKLGHQVEVLEGSPRIGGRVWTYRFGSGADAPYGELGAMRIPKTHEHTLHYVRELGLDDKLCKFITVFEEHNALMNIQGKIFRIKDASKSFEQYYQGIFLATQYREKTRHFAAWLKTIIDAIAPSDLRDSFDRDLESHLMAELDRLDLEPYFSADGDTVNFHKFIKANPSFRAHCSKALDIFLSDILVETSDDLLQLEGGMEQLIDRLAAAIKAPIKCNREVMALDVRADAVKVSWLENGMLQHRICDYVLCTIPFSILKNLELIGFDDRKLAAIENTVYCAATKTILHCSEPFWEKEGIGGGASLGGEGIQQVYYPSIESHPDRGSVLLASYTIGKDSEHLDVMSDSQRCFYVRDWVGQIHPTINTPGVILDAATVAWGNYPWSNGGCTIPWGGDLSDELNHAFRYLEAARPLNRLFFAGEHCSRFPAWLQGAIESALEAIDRIVSHQPIELNEGAIDTAHQGC from the coding sequence ATGAATACCAACCAGATTCTAAATGATTGTCGGAGCGCAAATCGGCAGCCCAAAAAAATCACTATTCTTGGTGCTGGAATTGCAGGTTTAGTAGCAGCTTACGAACTCGAAAAATTGGGTCATCAGGTCGAAGTGCTCGAAGGTAGTCCCCGCATTGGCGGTCGGGTGTGGACATACCGATTTGGGTCTGGAGCTGATGCGCCCTATGGCGAACTCGGTGCGATGCGGATTCCCAAGACTCACGAACATACTCTGCATTATGTCCGCGAGCTGGGATTGGACGATAAGCTGTGCAAGTTTATTACAGTATTCGAGGAGCACAATGCTCTGATGAATATCCAAGGCAAGATTTTCCGAATTAAAGATGCTTCTAAAAGCTTCGAGCAATACTATCAAGGGATCTTTTTAGCAACACAGTATCGTGAAAAAACGCGTCACTTTGCGGCTTGGCTGAAAACGATTATCGATGCGATCGCCCCTAGCGATTTGCGGGATAGTTTCGATCGAGATTTAGAATCGCATTTAATGGCGGAGCTAGATCGATTGGATCTCGAACCATATTTCAGCGCGGATGGGGATACGGTAAACTTTCACAAGTTTATTAAAGCTAATCCCAGCTTTCGCGCTCATTGCAGCAAAGCCCTCGATATATTTCTCAGCGATATCTTGGTCGAGACTAGCGATGATTTATTGCAATTAGAAGGGGGGATGGAGCAGCTAATCGATCGGTTAGCAGCAGCAATTAAGGCTCCAATTAAATGCAATCGAGAAGTAATGGCTTTAGATGTGCGAGCGGATGCGGTCAAAGTTTCTTGGTTGGAAAACGGGATGTTACAACATCGTATTTGTGACTATGTATTGTGTACTATTCCCTTTTCGATTCTCAAAAATCTTGAGTTAATTGGCTTTGACGATCGGAAATTAGCAGCGATTGAGAATACTGTCTACTGTGCGGCAACTAAGACGATCTTGCACTGCTCGGAACCTTTTTGGGAGAAAGAAGGGATCGGCGGTGGTGCATCGCTGGGTGGTGAAGGTATCCAGCAGGTCTATTATCCATCGATCGAGTCTCACCCCGATCGCGGCAGCGTACTCCTAGCTAGCTACACCATCGGTAAGGACTCCGAACACTTAGATGTCATGTCAGATTCCCAACGCTGTTTTTACGTGCGGGATTGGGTCGGTCAGATCCACCCAACAATTAATACTCCTGGTGTCATTCTCGATGCCGCAACCGTAGCTTGGGGTAATTATCCGTGGAGTAATGGTGGCTGTACTATTCCTTGGGGTGGCGATTTATCTGATGAACTCAACCATGCTTTCAGATACCTAGAAGCTGCCAGACCGCTAAATCGACTCTTTTTTGCTGGCGAACATTGTTCCAGATTTCCCGCATGGCTTCAGGGAGCGATCGAGTCAGCATTGGAAGCTATCGATCGGATTGTCTCGCATCAACCGATCGAGCTTAATGAAGGTGCGATCGATACTGCTCATCAAGGTTGCTAG
- the trpC gene encoding indole-3-glycerol phosphate synthase TrpC: MLLKLIQSPNFLEDIFSYKQEEVELLQQHYDLKDLQNRVKKTSPCHNFQQALQQSERQPSLIAEVKKASPSRGVIRSDFDPVAIAQAYQRAGATCLSVLTDTRFFRGSFENLHRIRQAVDLPLLCKEFIIDPIQVYLARLAGADAVLLIASMLSEEKLGELLCLIQELGMEALVEVHNLAELDLVLSLPSLRLIGINNRNLATFTVNLTTTQTLLASRRDILQDRGITTISESGLGDRSQLDRVVSWGVDAVLVGEALMKQADIESAVQCLMTGHC, from the coding sequence ATGTTGCTAAAACTTATTCAATCGCCTAATTTTCTTGAGGATATCTTCAGCTACAAGCAAGAAGAAGTAGAGCTGCTACAACAGCATTACGATCTCAAAGATCTCCAAAACCGAGTTAAAAAAACCAGTCCTTGTCATAATTTCCAGCAAGCTTTACAGCAAAGCGAGCGACAGCCCAGTTTAATTGCTGAAGTAAAGAAAGCATCACCCAGCCGGGGCGTTATTCGGTCAGATTTCGACCCAGTGGCGATCGCTCAAGCATACCAACGTGCTGGCGCAACTTGTCTATCTGTCCTGACAGATACACGGTTTTTTCGGGGAAGTTTTGAAAATTTACATCGCATTCGGCAAGCAGTCGATCTACCGCTGTTATGTAAAGAGTTCATTATCGATCCCATTCAAGTTTATCTCGCGCGGTTGGCAGGTGCCGATGCTGTTTTATTAATTGCATCGATGCTGAGTGAGGAAAAATTAGGCGAACTGCTCTGTTTAATTCAAGAGTTAGGGATGGAAGCCTTAGTCGAGGTGCATAATTTAGCCGAACTCGATCTCGTTTTGTCATTACCCTCTTTACGTTTAATTGGGATCAATAACCGCAATCTAGCTACTTTTACTGTCAATTTGACCACAACTCAAACTTTATTAGCTAGCCGCCGCGATATTTTACAAGACCGAGGAATTACCACAATTAGTGAGTCGGGGCTGGGCGATCGATCTCAGTTAGATCGAGTAGTTTCGTGGGGTGTAGATGCGGTTTTGGTGGGGGAAGCTTTGATGAAACAAGCAGATATCGAAAGCGCGGTTCAATGTTTGATGACTGGCCATTGTTGA
- a CDS encoding helix-turn-helix domain-containing protein translates to MLSKSEQPSLIFGNRNSDLSQLLPKKPLLSSHKLEWKGTFLEYHRQSTWETPYFSSTYHSIIINNSPQIPIWRWSGDRKLHQQFDKGDITIFPAHTKNKQSWDREWEFFLLCLEPRFMTQIAYESTGMESIEILPRFATPDPLIYQCCLGLISELKSGELCCHLYVEHLISALSIHLIRQYCTKNQSLRDPNGLSKSKLQQAISYINEHLTEDLSLKDIAKVVGMSPFYFTSLFKQSTGMTAYQYVIYLRIERAKQLLRTQELSIAEVSERVGFSSQSHFSNIFRKHTNKTPKMYQRDTK, encoded by the coding sequence ATGCTATCAAAAAGCGAGCAACCTAGCCTCATTTTCGGCAATCGAAATTCCGATCTTTCACAGCTATTACCTAAAAAACCTTTATTATCAAGTCACAAACTAGAATGGAAGGGGACTTTTCTTGAATATCACCGCCAGTCTACTTGGGAAACTCCGTACTTCTCTAGTACTTACCATTCAATTATTATTAATAACAGCCCCCAAATTCCGATTTGGCGTTGGTCTGGCGATCGTAAACTGCATCAACAGTTTGACAAAGGAGATATTACGATCTTTCCCGCCCATACCAAAAATAAGCAGAGCTGGGATCGAGAATGGGAATTTTTTTTATTGTGTTTAGAGCCAAGATTTATGACTCAAATTGCCTATGAATCCACAGGTATGGAGTCGATCGAAATCTTACCCCGCTTTGCCACGCCCGATCCGCTAATTTACCAATGTTGCCTAGGGCTAATTTCAGAACTTAAATCGGGTGAATTGTGCTGTCATCTCTATGTCGAGCATCTGATCTCAGCCCTGTCAATTCACCTGATTCGCCAATATTGTACCAAAAACCAGTCGCTCCGAGATCCTAATGGTTTGTCTAAGAGTAAGTTACAACAAGCGATCTCGTACATTAACGAGCATCTAACAGAGGATTTGTCGCTCAAGGATATTGCCAAGGTAGTGGGGATGAGTCCTTTTTACTTTACTAGTTTGTTTAAGCAGTCTACGGGAATGACGGCATATCAATACGTAATTTATCTCCGGATCGAACGAGCAAAACAATTACTACGCACGCAAGAATTATCTATTGCTGAAGTCTCAGAACGAGTTGGGTTTAGTAGTCAGAGTCACTTCAGCAATATTTTTCGTAAGCATACAAATAAAACCCCAAAAATGTATCAACGTGACACAAAATAG
- a CDS encoding TIGR03118 family protein, giving the protein MTDSNLSTVFDKASVLDFLNSKLSGNSYVRKNLVANKAEYNPEILEPGFIHGWGLSHRPSGVGGHFWVVGNGSAISYQFVGDVNGTPLFQDEIAYMAVPPSANGDKASPTGTVFNGSSNFVITQDAPNGPITAPTKFFFSTINGEIHAWTERKKADGTFDWPLESMPVIDRAAQGSQYFGLAVDKAGDHLYAVDVSLRHTIDVFDGNFNDITSTVGFVNPFDGGDGVQVGDYAPFNIQTLVNKDGTESVFVTYTTTREAPPVNSSIFFAEPPPPGAPLSSTKFAEFDTKGNLIDVWEDGDKLQAAWGIAYAPDNFGGLSDTLLVSSFADGTTTAFDPITKKAIDYLRDEEGKPLIVDGIWGTLFGNGASLGDTDSFYFAAGPDAAKDGVFGRLRWDGSPLLPDDAQVADFTQLADKLLAQDPSILGGDGNDVLHGTQGSDFFQAGKGNNTMFGHKGDNVFAAAEGNDIAHGGNGADLFYLGDGNNTMHGKNGIGIFMAGEGNDIAHGGKDRDLFILGNGNNTVHTGNGMNIVMTGNGKDIIYGGNDRDYIYTGAGDDIIHGGKGNNVISAGIGNDVVYLGNGADRLLLDIGEGAATIWNFDANDSISLGTTAKKTDSITTQLSGLDTQIFAGSDLLATLLNTQGNIQIV; this is encoded by the coding sequence GTGACAGATAGCAATCTCTCTACGGTTTTCGATAAAGCTAGTGTTCTCGATTTCCTCAACAGCAAACTGAGTGGCAACTCCTACGTTCGGAAAAACTTAGTTGCCAACAAAGCCGAATATAATCCCGAGATTCTCGAACCTGGATTCATCCATGGTTGGGGTCTTTCCCACCGTCCGTCAGGTGTCGGCGGGCATTTTTGGGTCGTAGGCAATGGTTCGGCCATTTCCTACCAGTTTGTCGGCGATGTCAATGGTACTCCCTTGTTTCAAGACGAGATCGCATATATGGCAGTACCCCCCAGTGCCAATGGTGACAAAGCAAGTCCCACCGGAACTGTATTTAACGGATCGAGTAATTTTGTCATTACTCAAGACGCTCCAAATGGCCCGATTACCGCACCGACAAAGTTTTTCTTTTCGACGATTAATGGGGAGATTCACGCCTGGACAGAGCGCAAAAAGGCAGATGGCACATTTGATTGGCCCCTTGAATCCATGCCAGTCATCGATCGAGCGGCCCAAGGGAGCCAATACTTTGGACTTGCCGTCGATAAAGCTGGCGACCATCTCTATGCCGTTGACGTTAGTCTGCGTCACACAATTGATGTCTTTGATGGCAACTTCAATGACATAACATCTACAGTGGGATTCGTCAACCCCTTTGACGGTGGGGATGGCGTCCAAGTGGGCGATTATGCACCATTTAATATTCAAACCTTGGTCAATAAGGACGGCACAGAATCAGTATTTGTCACCTATACTACAACGCGAGAAGCTCCTCCTGTCAATTCTTCAATATTTTTTGCCGAACCACCACCACCGGGTGCTCCGCTCTCATCTACTAAATTTGCCGAATTTGATACTAAGGGTAATCTCATTGATGTCTGGGAGGATGGTGACAAGCTCCAGGCAGCTTGGGGAATAGCTTACGCACCAGACAATTTTGGCGGATTATCCGATACTTTACTAGTGTCGAGTTTTGCTGATGGTACCACTACTGCATTCGATCCCATCACCAAAAAAGCGATCGATTATCTCCGCGATGAGGAAGGTAAACCACTGATAGTAGACGGGATCTGGGGAACCCTTTTTGGTAATGGTGCGAGCTTGGGCGATACCGATTCGTTCTACTTTGCCGCAGGACCCGATGCTGCAAAAGATGGCGTTTTTGGCCGATTACGTTGGGATGGTTCGCCGCTATTGCCCGACGATGCCCAGGTTGCTGATTTTACACAGCTCGCTGACAAATTGCTGGCACAAGATCCCTCGATTCTCGGTGGCGATGGCAATGATGTCCTCCATGGCACCCAAGGATCGGACTTTTTCCAAGCAGGTAAAGGCAACAACACCATGTTTGGCCATAAGGGCGATAACGTTTTTGCAGCAGCAGAGGGCAACGATATCGCTCATGGTGGTAATGGAGCAGATCTCTTCTACCTCGGCGACGGCAATAATACCATGCACGGCAAGAACGGAATTGGTATTTTTATGGCTGGAGAAGGTAACGATATCGCTCATGGTGGTAAAGATCGCGATCTATTCATTCTGGGTAATGGGAATAATACCGTCCACACTGGTAACGGGATGAATATCGTCATGACTGGTAATGGTAAGGATATTATTTATGGTGGCAACGATCGAGATTACATCTACACAGGTGCTGGAGATGATATCATCCACGGCGGTAAGGGCAATAATGTCATTAGTGCGGGAATTGGCAATGATGTTGTTTACTTAGGCAATGGAGCCGATCGACTACTCTTAGACATCGGCGAAGGCGCAGCAACAATATGGAACTTTGACGCTAACGATTCGATTAGTCTTGGTACCACTGCGAAGAAAACCGACTCCATTACCACTCAATTATCTGGATTGGATACCCAAATTTTTGCGGGCAGCGATTTACTCGCAACCTTGTTAAATACTCAAGGTAATATTCAGATCGTCTAG